In a single window of the Desulfovibrio mangrovi genome:
- the gpt gene encoding xanthine phosphoribosyltransferase translates to MGKSDRYQKMFTVTWDQFHKDARELARRLADRGPFKGIAAITRGGLVPAAVLARELNIHLIETVCISSYNWKDQDELRILKHVEGDGEGWLIVDDLVDTGNTAKVVREMMPKALFVTVYAKPKGRPLVEEVIAEVSQDTWILLPWDSAVQFVEPIVNLTEEG, encoded by the coding sequence GTGGGCAAATCCGATCGCTACCAGAAGATGTTTACCGTTACGTGGGATCAGTTTCACAAGGACGCAAGAGAACTGGCAAGGCGTCTCGCCGATCGCGGTCCTTTCAAGGGGATAGCTGCCATCACCCGCGGCGGTCTTGTTCCGGCGGCCGTGCTTGCGCGGGAGCTGAACATTCATCTTATCGAAACGGTGTGCATTTCCAGCTACAACTGGAAAGATCAGGACGAGCTGCGCATTCTCAAGCACGTGGAAGGCGATGGCGAAGGCTGGCTGATCGTTGATGACCTCGTTGATACGGGAAACACTGCCAAGGTTGTGCGCGAAATGATGCCCAAGGCGTTGTTTGTCACCGTCTACGCCAAGCCCAAGGGGCGTCCTCTGGTGGAGGAAGTCATTGCCGAAGTAAGTCAGGACACGTGGATACTGCTCCCCTGGGACAGTGCGGTGCAGTTCGTGGAGCCTATTGTAAATTTGACGGAAGAAGGGTAA